Proteins from a genomic interval of Lacticaseibacillus pabuli:
- a CDS encoding PH domain-containing protein encodes MSSSVKPKWHLMNPLAIVTRSLAVVYLPVAKLFFNNDGKTSFGVNVLWALAIWAFLIVVAILPQYLTTRYRLDDDALVFRSGVFRRHVTEINYGRIQTVQHKQWFYMRPFNIEALTIETAAHQGKAPEVSLDAVAKRVGQEIEQRQANWRDQAAQPAKSETPDIPATDATAAPANTDTWQYSLSESDLLNFALTSLGFVPLAGSLLLAFNYLQHLPFIGDWVARLSTKMQHLQFGLQAVGFVLGTAFVLAIFAAIVDFARMMNKYWHFHLDYDGHHMHVQQGLLATNNLAAETSRIQALTFKQNVLRQLRHMGSGNVVLASGNNDDDTSGTLTVLPYVDEKSAWDTFAQLVDWLPSKSLRMTPITTARFAMIRNSILASLIVVVPALIWLRPFSYISLAMLPISFGYGWFAANARGIGFDERHMLVSVGKSLNRTEYLFTKNRVQSLEIKQSWFMQRTQLVHIIWHIRQGNGDESVELRYVPATLGKQVYEWYQGHPLPKN; translated from the coding sequence ATGAGCTCTAGCGTGAAGCCAAAGTGGCACCTGATGAATCCACTAGCCATCGTGACCCGGTCGCTAGCGGTCGTCTACCTGCCCGTTGCGAAGCTGTTCTTCAACAACGACGGCAAGACCTCATTTGGCGTGAACGTGCTGTGGGCGCTGGCAATCTGGGCGTTTCTGATTGTGGTTGCCATCTTGCCACAGTATTTGACGACCCGGTACCGGCTGGACGACGATGCGCTGGTCTTCCGTAGCGGTGTGTTTCGGCGGCACGTCACGGAGATTAATTACGGCCGGATCCAGACCGTTCAGCACAAGCAATGGTTCTACATGCGGCCGTTTAACATCGAGGCCCTCACGATTGAAACGGCGGCGCACCAAGGCAAGGCGCCAGAGGTGAGCCTGGATGCCGTGGCGAAGCGCGTCGGACAGGAGATTGAACAGCGGCAGGCAAATTGGCGGGACCAGGCTGCGCAACCGGCTAAGAGCGAGACGCCGGATATTCCCGCAACTGACGCAACCGCTGCGCCAGCAAACACCGACACCTGGCAGTACAGCCTGAGCGAAAGCGACCTCCTGAACTTTGCCTTAACCTCGCTGGGCTTCGTCCCGCTTGCTGGTTCGCTACTGCTGGCGTTCAACTACCTGCAGCACCTGCCGTTTATCGGCGACTGGGTGGCGCGCCTGAGTACCAAGATGCAGCACCTGCAGTTTGGGCTGCAGGCAGTCGGCTTCGTGCTTGGGACGGCTTTTGTGTTGGCAATTTTCGCGGCCATTGTGGATTTTGCCCGCATGATGAACAAGTACTGGCATTTCCACCTCGATTACGATGGCCACCACATGCACGTCCAGCAGGGATTGCTCGCGACGAACAACCTGGCTGCGGAAACTAGTCGCATTCAGGCGTTGACCTTCAAACAAAATGTGCTGCGGCAGTTGCGTCACATGGGTAGTGGCAACGTGGTGCTGGCATCCGGCAATAATGACGATGACACGAGCGGCACGCTGACCGTCTTACCGTACGTTGATGAGAAATCTGCGTGGGATACCTTCGCCCAATTGGTGGACTGGTTACCTAGCAAATCGCTGCGCATGACGCCAATCACAACCGCGCGTTTCGCCATGATCCGCAATTCGATCCTCGCCAGCCTAATTGTGGTGGTGCCCGCGTTAATCTGGCTGCGGCCGTTTAGCTATATCAGCCTGGCCATGCTGCCCATCAGTTTTGGTTACGGGTGGTTTGCGGCTAATGCACGGGGCATCGGCTTTGACGAGCGGCACATGCTGGTTAGCGTCGGCAAATCGCTCAACCGGACCGAGTACCTGTTCACCAAGAACCGCGTGCAATCCTTGGAAATTAAGCAGAGCTGGTTCATGCAGCGGACGCAACTCGTGCATATCATCTGGCACATTCGCCAGGGCAACGGGGATGAATCCGTTGAGCTCCGTTACGTTCCCGCGACACTGGGTAAGCAGGTATACGAATGGTACCAAGGCCACCCGCTACCGAAAAATTAG
- a CDS encoding S-ribosylhomocysteine lyase — MAKVESFTLDHTAVKAPYVRLITVETGKKGDEISNYDLRLVQPNENAIPTAGLHTIEHLLAGLLRDRMSGVIDCSPFGCRTGFHLITWGEHSTTEVAKALKSSLEEIAYKTKWEDVQGTDIKSCGNYRDHSLFSAKEWAKKILSEGISDDPFVRQVI, encoded by the coding sequence ATGGCAAAAGTAGAAAGCTTCACATTGGATCACACCGCAGTTAAGGCACCTTACGTTCGTCTCATCACCGTTGAGACCGGCAAGAAGGGTGACGAAATCAGCAACTACGACCTTCGTTTGGTTCAGCCTAACGAAAACGCCATCCCAACGGCCGGCTTGCACACCATCGAGCACTTGCTCGCCGGTTTGCTCCGCGACCGCATGAGCGGCGTCATCGACTGCTCCCCATTCGGTTGCCGCACCGGTTTCCACCTCATTACCTGGGGCGAACACTCTACAACTGAAGTGGCCAAGGCACTGAAGAGCTCCCTTGAAGAAATTGCCTACAAGACCAAGTGGGAAGACGTTCAGGGTACGGACATCAAGAGCTGCGGGAACTACCGTGACCACAGCCTCTTCTCTGCTAAGGAATGGGCAAAGAAGATTCTCAGTGAAGGCATTTCTGACGACCCATTCGTTCGTCAGGTGATCTAA
- a CDS encoding MetQ/NlpA family ABC transporter substrate-binding protein, translated as MKKLGKILATAALVGITAIGLAACGNKADASKKLTPVTVGGIGSDYQTWQHIAASPEAKKLGLKLTVKEISIGKQLNDETANGDVDVNAFQSYAFLKAYNHETKGTKVAALGTTYLEPVGIYSHKYKSVKDLPKNATVGISSNPANGARELLLLQSAGLIKLKKGFNTFGTSRDIVSNPKHIKIQELNEDSAARYLPDLDAVLISNTIALEAKLNVLKDSIYHEKADDSTRDNIHVLATTAKQKHNKTYLKLVKLYHEPAIQKWIKSEFKGTKVEVNKPLSYLNK; from the coding sequence ATGAAAAAGTTGGGCAAAATTCTCGCGACGGCCGCACTGGTCGGCATCACCGCGATTGGGCTAGCGGCATGTGGCAACAAGGCGGATGCGTCGAAGAAGCTGACCCCCGTGACGGTCGGCGGCATCGGTTCCGATTACCAGACCTGGCAACACATCGCCGCCAGCCCTGAAGCCAAGAAGCTGGGGCTGAAGCTGACGGTCAAGGAAATTTCCATTGGCAAGCAGCTCAATGATGAGACGGCCAACGGGGATGTCGATGTCAACGCGTTCCAGTCGTACGCCTTCCTGAAAGCCTATAACCATGAAACGAAGGGGACTAAGGTGGCCGCGCTCGGGACGACCTACCTGGAGCCGGTCGGGATTTATTCGCACAAGTATAAGTCTGTGAAGGACCTGCCTAAGAATGCGACGGTTGGTATTTCTAGCAACCCAGCTAACGGGGCGCGGGAACTGCTCCTGCTACAAAGTGCCGGCCTGATCAAGCTGAAGAAGGGTTTCAACACCTTTGGCACCAGCCGCGACATTGTCTCCAACCCGAAGCACATCAAAATCCAGGAGCTCAATGAGGACTCCGCGGCGCGTTACTTGCCTGATTTGGATGCCGTCCTCATTTCGAACACAATTGCGCTGGAAGCTAAGCTGAACGTGCTGAAGGACTCGATTTACCACGAAAAGGCTGATGACTCGACGCGCGACAACATCCATGTCCTGGCGACGACGGCCAAGCAGAAGCATAACAAAACTTACCTGAAGCTGGTCAAGTTGTACCACGAACCAGCCATCCAGAAGTGGATTAAGAGTGAGTTTAAAGGGACTAAGGTGGAAGTTAACAAGCCACTGAGCTACCTGAATAAGTAA
- a CDS encoding putative holin-like toxin produces the protein MSINDVLTLLLACGTFLIVLLTFVVLLIDKIKK, from the coding sequence ATGTCGATAAACGATGTTCTGACTCTTTTGTTGGCGTGTGGTACGTTTTTAATCGTGCTACTCACCTTCGTCGTGCTCTTGATCGATAAGATTAAGAAGTAA
- a CDS encoding Dyp-type peroxidase, whose protein sequence is MPIDLKDVQGVYKDAGENIIFATLMLKRADQAAEKAMIQDLADRLPAFINSMNIRYPDSGLAVAFGFSRQAWDYLFPDAKRPAELEEFQPVVGPKYTAPATAADLFFHIRAKNSAVPVELMSEIMDRIGDNATTIDETHGFRNFEGRAIIGFVDGTENPSALDTPDYAVIGDEDSEFINGSYAFAQKYLHDMKAWNALKTEHQEQAIGRKKFNDVELEDDQKAPNAHNVVSQDNDGGVEHKIVRMNVPFANPAENVFGTYFIGYARHWTVTKRMLDGMFSNSDRLLDFSTPITGEVFFIPSLSLLGKIADDEL, encoded by the coding sequence ATGCCAATTGACTTAAAAGATGTCCAAGGCGTGTACAAAGACGCTGGCGAAAACATTATTTTCGCAACACTGATGTTAAAGCGTGCGGATCAGGCAGCGGAAAAGGCCATGATTCAGGATCTCGCTGACCGCTTGCCCGCGTTCATCAATTCAATGAACATTCGTTATCCAGACAGTGGGCTCGCGGTGGCGTTTGGCTTTTCACGGCAGGCTTGGGACTACCTATTTCCAGACGCAAAGCGCCCGGCTGAGCTCGAAGAATTTCAGCCCGTCGTCGGTCCTAAGTACACGGCGCCAGCCACAGCGGCCGACCTGTTTTTCCACATTCGCGCGAAGAACTCAGCGGTACCGGTTGAACTGATGAGCGAAATCATGGACCGGATTGGCGATAACGCCACGACCATTGACGAGACGCATGGCTTCCGCAACTTTGAGGGCCGCGCCATCATTGGTTTTGTCGACGGAACCGAGAACCCGAGTGCGCTGGATACGCCCGACTACGCGGTGATTGGGGATGAAGACTCTGAGTTCATCAACGGGTCATACGCCTTCGCGCAAAAGTACCTGCACGATATGAAGGCGTGGAATGCACTGAAGACGGAGCATCAGGAGCAGGCAATCGGGCGCAAGAAGTTCAATGACGTCGAGTTAGAGGATGACCAGAAGGCGCCGAACGCCCACAACGTTGTGTCACAGGACAATGATGGTGGTGTTGAACACAAGATTGTCAGGATGAACGTGCCGTTTGCGAACCCGGCTGAGAACGTTTTTGGCACTTACTTTATCGGCTACGCCCGGCACTGGACGGTCACCAAGCGCATGCTGGACGGCATGTTTAGCAATTCGGACCGATTGCTGGACTTTTCGACGCCAATTACGGGTGAGGTGTTCTTCATTCCGTCGCTCAGCTTGTTGGGCAAAATTGCCGACGACGAGCTGTAA
- a CDS encoding DUF1349 domain-containing protein, translating to MQLNQFKWTRRPKQASVTADEVQITTDPHTDLWQKTYYHFQNDNAPLLQTAVTDEYFSFVVRTDFAASHHRFDQCGVVMYLDSDNWLKGSIEYENDQFQHLGSVVTNGGYSDWATTTISADVKSMWYRLSRRGDDFRIECAPDGHNFQQMRICHMTAAQGPVQVGVYACSPEDSSFTARFSNFQLGPSQWLAHDGQQPDEA from the coding sequence ATGCAACTGAATCAATTTAAGTGGACCCGGCGTCCCAAACAGGCGTCAGTAACGGCCGATGAGGTCCAAATTACAACTGATCCACACACCGACCTCTGGCAGAAAACCTACTATCATTTTCAGAACGACAACGCGCCACTGTTGCAGACGGCAGTGACAGACGAATACTTCAGTTTTGTCGTGCGCACGGATTTTGCGGCCAGCCACCATCGCTTTGATCAGTGTGGCGTGGTGATGTACCTGGACAGTGACAATTGGCTCAAGGGTTCTATTGAATACGAAAATGACCAGTTTCAACACCTGGGCAGCGTGGTGACCAATGGTGGCTATTCAGACTGGGCAACCACAACAATTAGTGCTGATGTGAAGTCGATGTGGTATCGGCTGAGCCGGCGCGGGGATGACTTTCGCATCGAGTGTGCACCTGATGGCCACAATTTCCAGCAAATGCGCATCTGTCACATGACGGCTGCACAAGGGCCAGTACAAGTCGGCGTATACGCGTGCTCACCGGAGGATTCGTCCTTCACGGCGCGGTTTAGCAATTTCCAGCTGGGACCCAGTCAGTGGCTGGCCCACGATGGACAACAGCCTGATGAGGCATAA
- a CDS encoding PadR family transcriptional regulator — translation MYDLLILGALMVHDRTGYKLRLILEGNLEPRRKISNGVIYPLLHKLSEAGYITLRNIVVGGRDQKLAHITNAGKTYFDQLMHTPIAMDAKRESTFRFKFRAMGRETVGFQRNALMAYHTAVSADINVYEEVIAHLRSVANNPERVPDSGWSLRTLQLQLAVSRTKLDWTDQQLRELAGRADSEQFIALPDEFEQ, via the coding sequence ATGTATGATTTATTAATACTAGGTGCGCTGATGGTGCATGACCGTACGGGATATAAGCTGCGGTTGATTCTTGAAGGCAATCTTGAGCCGCGACGCAAAATATCGAACGGCGTCATCTACCCCTTGCTCCATAAACTGAGTGAGGCGGGGTACATCACGCTACGCAACATTGTGGTTGGCGGGCGTGACCAAAAGCTGGCTCACATTACGAATGCTGGCAAGACGTATTTTGATCAGTTGATGCACACGCCTATCGCGATGGATGCGAAGCGTGAGTCGACTTTTCGATTCAAGTTTCGCGCAATGGGTCGAGAAACGGTTGGTTTTCAGCGCAATGCACTGATGGCTTACCACACAGCTGTTTCCGCGGACATTAATGTCTACGAAGAGGTCATTGCGCACTTGCGCTCGGTTGCCAATAACCCCGAGCGCGTGCCGGATTCCGGCTGGTCGCTGCGGACATTGCAGCTCCAACTGGCCGTGTCGCGCACCAAACTGGACTGGACGGATCAACAGCTCCGTGAGTTAGCGGGTCGCGCCGATTCCGAGCAGTTTATCGCCCTGCCAGATGAATTTGAACAATAG
- a CDS encoding MFS transporter: MQKGYRQWLALAAMSLGTFMGLLDVTVVNVALPTMATHFNSTFTDLQWVLNIYTLVLAVSLLILSKMGDMYGRKKIFVASIILFVVASAVNGFAPNLLVLDIGRGVQAIGGAGMNSLAMALVASNFSGSKRGLALGILGSVIGISTASGPLIGGYLVEAFGWSSIFFVNVPVGVLTVILTLVYVNETPSYGANERIDFAGMGLSAATLFSLIYGLIQKEGHNTWAWTDMRVAGWLIAAVVLFIAFIFAEQHVKKPMIDLSMFKSVHLIGTLVVATGLGIALYSFNAFMTVMMQNYMGYSAFDTGVRQLTISVWSLILGPITGMLGARFSKKRLIGFSLFVGGIGFLLFMNAVSTRLSFGDMWPAMILMGITNGLVNPLLNTAGMEGVAPQEMGMASGLINVFRQIGTTIGVVGLGLIQDSRYETYLGAHLSKITGMPGALATTLKKVLVDAGPFAGHGVAFSKRMGHMPFAHDFQTVVLAAYRNSMQGIMLAAAIVLFVAGIAALVLMRDHQESTDVE, translated from the coding sequence ATGCAAAAGGGATATCGCCAGTGGCTCGCGTTAGCCGCCATGTCACTCGGGACGTTCATGGGACTGCTCGACGTGACGGTTGTGAACGTGGCGCTGCCAACTATGGCCACACACTTTAATTCAACGTTTACGGACTTACAATGGGTCCTCAATATTTACACCCTCGTGCTGGCGGTCAGCCTGCTGATCCTCTCCAAGATGGGGGACATGTACGGCCGCAAGAAGATTTTTGTGGCGTCCATTATTCTGTTCGTCGTCGCCTCCGCGGTTAACGGATTCGCGCCTAACTTGCTGGTCCTCGACATTGGCCGTGGTGTTCAGGCGATTGGTGGTGCGGGGATGAACTCGCTGGCCATGGCGCTCGTGGCGTCCAACTTCAGCGGCTCCAAGCGTGGCCTGGCACTGGGTATCTTGGGATCCGTTATCGGGATTTCAACCGCTTCTGGCCCACTAATTGGGGGCTACCTGGTTGAAGCATTCGGCTGGTCATCCATCTTCTTCGTCAACGTGCCAGTCGGTGTCCTCACAGTGATTCTGACCTTGGTTTACGTGAACGAAACGCCAAGCTACGGAGCCAATGAACGCATTGACTTTGCGGGCATGGGCTTGTCTGCGGCGACATTGTTCAGCTTGATTTATGGCTTGATTCAAAAGGAAGGGCATAACACCTGGGCTTGGACCGATATGCGTGTTGCGGGCTGGTTGATTGCCGCCGTTGTGCTGTTCATTGCGTTCATTTTTGCAGAACAACATGTCAAGAAGCCAATGATTGACCTGAGCATGTTCAAGAGCGTACATCTCATTGGGACGCTTGTCGTCGCAACTGGCCTGGGGATTGCGTTGTATTCATTCAATGCCTTCATGACGGTCATGATGCAGAACTACATGGGTTACTCGGCCTTTGATACCGGGGTTCGCCAGCTGACCATCAGTGTTTGGTCCCTTATTCTGGGCCCAATTACTGGGATGCTTGGCGCCCGTTTCTCCAAGAAGCGCCTGATTGGATTCAGTTTGTTCGTCGGTGGGATTGGGTTCCTGCTGTTCATGAACGCGGTCTCGACGCGCCTGAGCTTTGGCGACATGTGGCCCGCAATGATCCTGATGGGGATTACGAACGGGCTGGTCAACCCACTGCTGAACACGGCGGGGATGGAAGGCGTCGCACCCCAGGAGATGGGGATGGCGTCTGGCCTGATCAACGTGTTCCGGCAAATTGGGACGACGATTGGGGTCGTCGGCCTCGGCCTGATTCAGGACAGCCGTTACGAGACGTATCTGGGCGCGCACCTGAGCAAGATTACGGGGATGCCCGGCGCGCTGGCAACGACCTTGAAGAAGGTTCTCGTTGACGCGGGACCGTTCGCGGGCCATGGCGTGGCGTTCTCCAAGCGGATGGGGCACATGCCGTTCGCACATGATTTCCAGACGGTCGTGCTCGCGGCGTACCGGAATTCAATGCAGGGCATCATGCTGGCGGCGGCAATTGTCTTGTTTGTCGCTGGAATTGCGGCACTCGTTCTGATGCGTGATCATCAGGAATCAACGGATGTCGAATAG
- a CDS encoding phosphatidylglycerophosphatase A: MNKNFKYPDTAAYQYVVKELAAKNVTVDSIAEITYGLQHQFLPDATIDDYKAEVVNVMHKRELLNNAMVGLNLDKLAAADQLDEPLLSIVKNDAGVFGVDETLASGIATLWGSIGITNYGYVDRTKPGIIGQLDNSGEAVNTFIDDIVGAISAAAAGKMAHKYA, encoded by the coding sequence ATGAATAAGAATTTCAAGTACCCTGACACCGCCGCCTACCAGTACGTGGTCAAGGAACTCGCCGCCAAGAACGTCACGGTGGATTCAATTGCTGAAATCACGTACGGCCTGCAGCACCAGTTCTTGCCAGACGCCACCATCGACGACTACAAAGCCGAGGTCGTGAACGTGATGCACAAGCGTGAACTGCTCAACAACGCGATGGTCGGGCTGAACCTCGACAAATTGGCCGCGGCAGATCAATTGGACGAGCCGCTGCTGTCCATCGTCAAGAACGACGCTGGGGTCTTTGGCGTCGACGAAACCCTCGCGTCTGGAATCGCGACCTTGTGGGGGTCGATTGGGATTACCAACTATGGGTACGTCGACCGCACCAAGCCTGGGATTATCGGGCAGCTGGATAATTCGGGGGAGGCGGTGAACACGTTCATCGACGATATCGTCGGTGCGATTTCCGCAGCGGCAGCGGGTAAGATGGCGCATAAGTACGCCTGA
- a CDS encoding LicD family protein, with protein sequence MANVSHEVLISTLKKVKKLLARYQVQYFLIGGSAIGAVREHGMIPWDDDIDIGIKRENIQSFIAAFNGAGLDDDLRLVKPGDPSYFFTTYKVLNHSEAVMDEVDAGTGLRGVFIDVFALDKTFAWKPLRRLHQLLVRIDEVALDVANGDMSTGKHLGFFHKVAEFIAHHRTKADIAKMNNKHIQLFNWLPAGYIYYNFSSPYPWDREYYRRDEIAKASVQTFENAKFPVAAGYDAILTRMYGDYMQPPKEADRKPKHLQAD encoded by the coding sequence TTGGCAAATGTTAGCCACGAGGTGCTAATCAGCACGCTCAAAAAAGTTAAAAAATTGCTCGCCAGGTATCAGGTGCAGTACTTCCTCATCGGGGGTTCCGCCATCGGTGCTGTGCGCGAACATGGGATGATTCCGTGGGACGACGACATTGATATCGGCATCAAACGGGAGAACATTCAGTCGTTCATCGCCGCGTTTAACGGTGCGGGCTTGGACGATGACTTGCGTTTGGTCAAACCAGGTGATCCATCTTACTTCTTTACAACGTACAAGGTGCTCAATCACTCCGAAGCCGTCATGGATGAAGTCGACGCTGGCACTGGCCTGCGCGGGGTCTTCATTGACGTCTTCGCGCTCGATAAGACCTTTGCATGGAAGCCACTCCGGCGGCTGCACCAGCTACTGGTCCGCATCGATGAAGTCGCGCTGGACGTGGCAAACGGCGACATGAGCACCGGCAAACATTTGGGTTTCTTCCATAAAGTAGCTGAGTTCATCGCGCACCACCGGACTAAGGCAGATATTGCCAAGATGAACAACAAGCACATTCAGTTGTTCAACTGGCTCCCAGCCGGTTACATTTACTACAACTTCAGTAGTCCTTACCCTTGGGACCGCGAATATTACCGCCGCGATGAGATTGCCAAAGCATCCGTGCAGACGTTTGAGAACGCGAAGTTCCCAGTCGCTGCCGGTTACGACGCCATCTTGACGCGGATGTACGGCGACTACATGCAGCCGCCAAAGGAAGCAGACCGCAAGCCAAAGCACTTGCAGGCTGACTAG
- a CDS encoding oligosaccharide flippase family protein: protein MRKTMVNIVYNALYQVMALFLPILVQPYVARTLGAKAVGLNAYINSIPTLLAVIILFGMNQFGARAIAQSKEEDLPSRFARLWMIQLTVGLITIAGFVLSVVFFLDNKFYFLLEVPFLIGYILDISWLFIGLGEIRAVVTRNTLIKLGITACIFIFVHRPGDLWIYLLINSITYLANIVFWFDLKKRIGRHLKKSDFNWDRAYFMGALTVTVPSIAVQLYISFDQTLVKWIAGPTQLSYYANSQMIARAIITVVGSVSTILMPKMAQMLVENTDRTEVVRLMKTALDYTLLISLYFTIEFMLNANRFPVWFWGKEYAGADNVLFIGAAIIVLVSYGGVFANQYTLSRGLFKEFATPYYVGAVFSIALNLVLLPKFGAVGGAITIVSTEALVCFLRIFLVRKELPLRQLFANQWQLLLAAFVALAVGILSRNLNLGSLFVDLVAQTVISSVVYLAALLMMKNSTIMAVIARVRRR from the coding sequence TTGCGTAAAACAATGGTGAATATCGTCTATAACGCCCTCTATCAGGTCATGGCATTGTTCCTGCCAATTCTCGTGCAGCCCTATGTTGCACGGACCCTGGGCGCGAAGGCGGTTGGACTCAACGCCTATATTAATTCCATTCCGACGCTGCTGGCCGTCATCATTCTTTTCGGGATGAACCAATTTGGGGCGCGGGCAATCGCGCAGTCCAAGGAGGAAGACCTGCCGTCGCGCTTTGCACGATTGTGGATGATTCAGCTGACGGTTGGGCTCATTACGATCGCCGGCTTCGTCCTCAGCGTCGTCTTTTTCCTGGATAACAAGTTCTATTTCTTGCTTGAAGTGCCATTCCTGATTGGGTACATCCTCGATATCTCCTGGCTGTTCATTGGCCTGGGCGAAATCCGCGCGGTTGTGACCCGAAATACGCTGATCAAACTGGGCATTACCGCCTGCATCTTCATCTTCGTCCACCGGCCTGGTGACCTGTGGATTTACCTGCTGATCAACTCCATCACGTACCTGGCCAACATTGTCTTCTGGTTCGACTTGAAGAAACGGATTGGCCGGCACCTGAAGAAGAGCGATTTCAACTGGGACCGCGCGTACTTTATGGGCGCGCTGACGGTCACGGTGCCATCGATTGCCGTGCAGCTCTACATCAGCTTTGACCAAACATTGGTTAAGTGGATTGCGGGGCCCACGCAACTGTCGTATTACGCCAACTCGCAAATGATTGCCCGGGCAATAATCACCGTTGTGGGTAGTGTGTCGACCATCCTGATGCCGAAAATGGCGCAGATGCTGGTTGAAAACACCGACCGCACGGAGGTCGTTCGTCTGATGAAGACGGCGCTGGATTACACACTGCTCATCAGTTTGTACTTCACCATCGAATTCATGCTGAACGCCAACCGTTTCCCCGTCTGGTTCTGGGGCAAGGAGTACGCGGGTGCGGATAACGTACTGTTCATCGGGGCTGCCATCATTGTACTGGTTTCGTATGGTGGGGTGTTCGCCAACCAGTACACGCTCAGTCGCGGACTGTTCAAAGAGTTTGCGACGCCGTATTACGTGGGTGCGGTCTTCTCGATTGCACTTAACCTCGTGCTGTTGCCGAAGTTTGGCGCCGTTGGGGGTGCGATTACCATCGTCAGCACCGAAGCCCTGGTTTGCTTCCTGCGGATCTTCCTGGTGCGCAAGGAGCTCCCGCTACGTCAGCTGTTTGCCAACCAGTGGCAACTGTTACTTGCGGCCTTTGTCGCGCTGGCAGTCGGTATTCTCAGCCGCAATCTGAACCTGGGTTCTTTGTTCGTGGATCTGGTTGCGCAGACGGTCATTAGCTCTGTGGTTTACCTCGCTGCCTTGTTGATGATGAAAAACAGCACGATTATGGCAGTTATTGCCAGAGTACGACGCCGCTAA